A genomic segment from Amycolatopsis camponoti encodes:
- the ligD gene encoding non-homologous end-joining DNA ligase, producing the protein MGTVPDAVAPMLAVDGLLPDDDHHGYEWKWDGFRGCARIADSGEARITSRSGSDHTHRYPELQDVFAAALGGHAAVLDGEVVALNAAGRPEFELMQRRAMHEPTPKLRAEVPVVYFAFDLLRIGPESLLDRPYEQRRELLAELVRPADGRLVVPPWYTRADIGPDQLLATAAQHGIEGVVAKRLDAPYLPGARSPSWTKRALTQTREVVVGGWRTGAGRRTGTLGALLLGGYDDRGALVYIGDVGTGFTDDALDRLRAVLAPLARAESPFATEVPRERARGAHWVEPDLVGEVVHRRVTPDLRLRHTSWRGLRPDRTPAEVRVPKPTGES; encoded by the coding sequence ATGGGGACGGTGCCGGACGCGGTGGCGCCGATGCTGGCCGTCGACGGGCTCCTCCCGGACGACGACCACCACGGCTACGAGTGGAAGTGGGACGGCTTCCGGGGCTGCGCGCGGATCGCGGACTCCGGCGAAGCCCGGATCACCAGCCGCAGCGGCAGCGACCACACCCACCGCTACCCCGAGCTGCAGGACGTCTTCGCGGCCGCGCTCGGCGGTCACGCGGCGGTGCTCGACGGCGAGGTCGTCGCGCTGAACGCGGCCGGCCGCCCCGAGTTCGAGCTGATGCAGCGCCGCGCCATGCACGAGCCGACACCGAAGCTGCGGGCCGAGGTCCCGGTGGTCTACTTCGCCTTCGACCTGCTGCGGATCGGCCCGGAGTCGCTGCTGGACCGGCCCTACGAACAGCGCCGCGAGCTGCTCGCGGAGCTGGTCCGGCCCGCGGACGGCCGGCTCGTGGTGCCGCCCTGGTACACCCGCGCCGACATCGGGCCGGACCAGCTGCTGGCGACCGCGGCCCAGCACGGCATCGAGGGCGTCGTCGCGAAGCGGCTGGACGCGCCGTACCTGCCCGGTGCCCGGTCGCCGTCGTGGACGAAGCGCGCGCTGACCCAGACGCGCGAAGTGGTCGTCGGCGGCTGGCGGACCGGCGCCGGCCGCCGCACGGGCACGCTCGGCGCGCTGCTGCTCGGCGGCTACGACGACCGAGGCGCGCTGGTGTACATCGGCGACGTCGGCACCGGGTTCACCGACGACGCGCTCGACCGCCTCCGTGCCGTCCTCGCGCCGCTGGCCCGCGCGGAGTCGCCGTTCGCCACGGAAGTGCCGCGCGAGCGCGCCCGCGGTGCGCACTGGGTCGAGCCGGACCTGGTCGGCGAGGTCGTCCACCGCCGCGTCACGCCGGATCTGCGGCTGCGCCACACCTCGTGGCGCGGGCTGCGGCCGGACCGGACGCCCGCCGAGGTGCGGGTGCCGAAACCGACGGGGGAGTCATGA